The Thermoplasmatales archaeon genome has a segment encoding these proteins:
- the purH gene encoding bifunctional phosphoribosylaminoimidazolecarboxamide formyltransferase/IMP cyclohydrolase, translating into MRALISVYDKTNLSELVNAIKPFITEIYATSGTSKYLNELGVQNKDTSTLTGFSELLGGRVKTLHPAIFAGILSTGSERDLGQLEDLNFPLFDLVIANLYPFEDAARSHDLKKMVENIDIGGVSLIRAAAKNYDRVTVLSSPLQYETVIAELKETSTISEQTRRRLALEAFSMVSNYDISIYGSLSKDFGNEVPDTLFLRSFRGRKLRYGENPDQDGFLYSDLSAKGIANAVPLQGKEMSYNNILDANSAFETILEFNATTAVVLKHNTPCGVASAETLPEALKRAIAGDPESAYGSVIAVNREFDRSSFEAISKLFVEVLIAPEYSDEALLLLTKKKNLRVLKVPMEPDMSYRARSISNGILLQSPLRADIENLVLKTERSATEEQIKDMIFAWKVVAHCRSNAIVLSKGMQTVGIGAGQTSRIEALRIAVARAKERVNGSVLASDAFFPFEDNVELAASSGISAIIQPGGSIRDDVVIAKSNESKIPMYFTGKRVFLH; encoded by the coding sequence AAACGAATCTTTCTGAGCTCGTTAATGCTATAAAACCGTTTATTACCGAGATATATGCGACCAGCGGCACTTCAAAATATCTTAATGAGCTCGGTGTCCAGAACAAGGATACGTCAACTTTGACCGGATTTTCTGAACTTCTCGGAGGCCGAGTAAAGACGCTACATCCCGCCATATTTGCCGGTATACTTTCAACGGGGAGTGAAAGAGATTTGGGGCAGCTAGAAGATCTTAATTTTCCACTGTTCGACCTGGTTATTGCGAACCTTTATCCGTTCGAGGATGCAGCCAGATCACACGACCTAAAGAAAATGGTGGAGAACATAGACATCGGTGGTGTCTCACTCATCAGGGCTGCAGCAAAGAATTACGATCGCGTAACTGTTCTTTCATCGCCACTTCAGTACGAGACTGTCATTGCGGAACTTAAGGAAACCTCGACCATCTCAGAACAGACCCGGAGAAGATTAGCCCTTGAGGCTTTCTCGATGGTATCAAATTATGATATCTCCATATACGGTTCACTATCGAAGGATTTTGGAAACGAAGTTCCTGACACACTATTCCTACGATCATTCAGAGGCAGGAAATTACGTTACGGTGAAAATCCTGATCAAGACGGTTTTCTTTACAGTGACCTTTCTGCTAAAGGCATCGCTAATGCCGTTCCTCTGCAGGGCAAAGAAATGTCTTACAACAACATTCTTGATGCCAATTCCGCCTTTGAAACAATCCTGGAATTTAATGCCACAACAGCTGTAGTTTTGAAGCACAATACGCCCTGTGGGGTCGCAAGCGCTGAAACATTGCCAGAGGCATTGAAAAGGGCCATAGCTGGCGATCCGGAATCTGCTTACGGATCGGTGATAGCGGTAAACCGTGAATTTGACAGATCATCATTTGAAGCTATATCTAAACTGTTTGTTGAGGTACTTATTGCCCCGGAGTATTCCGACGAAGCCCTCCTTTTGCTGACGAAGAAAAAGAATCTCAGGGTTCTTAAAGTTCCAATGGAACCTGATATGAGTTATAGAGCCCGATCTATTTCTAACGGGATTCTGCTGCAGAGTCCACTCAGGGCAGATATAGAGAATCTTGTTCTTAAAACGGAAAGATCAGCAACGGAGGAACAGATAAAGGATATGATTTTTGCATGGAAAGTTGTAGCTCATTGCAGGAGCAACGCCATAGTCCTGTCAAAGGGAATGCAGACTGTTGGGATCGGGGCCGGACAGACGTCCAGAATTGAAGCCCTTAGAATTGCGGTTGCCAGAGCAAAAGAAAGAGTGAACGGATCTGTCCTTGCGTCGGATGCGTTTTTCCCGTTTGAGGACAATGTTGAACTTGCTGCTTCTTCTGGAATCTCTGCTATAATTCAGCCCGGTGGATCCATAAGGGACGATGTTGTAATAGCTAAATCAAATGAGAGTAAAATCCCCATGTACTTCACGGGAAAACGTGTGTTCCTCCACTAG
- a CDS encoding methyltransferase produces the protein MIVHYGKYADIDIEDCKSVYRPAEDTYLLMDHLIPGNRVLEIGCGTGIISVYCAKLGRNVTCCDISDAALDCTERNAIRNKVLVEVINSSLFDNIEGKFDTIIFNPPYLPVEDRIEGAEQWNGGKEGFDVIRPFLKKAKTFLEISGSIYLILSSLTDIGSLISEFPEYSFNLVASESYFFETIFLYHVFSRP, from the coding sequence TTGATAGTCCACTATGGCAAATACGCTGACATAGACATTGAGGATTGCAAATCGGTTTATAGACCAGCGGAGGATACCTACCTATTAATGGATCATCTGATTCCAGGAAACAGAGTGCTTGAGATCGGATGTGGAACGGGGATCATATCGGTTTATTGTGCCAAACTCGGCAGGAACGTTACGTGCTGTGACATTTCTGATGCGGCGCTAGATTGCACTGAGAGAAATGCCATACGAAATAAGGTCCTTGTTGAGGTTATCAATTCAAGCCTCTTCGATAATATTGAAGGAAAGTTTGACACCATAATATTTAATCCGCCTTACCTTCCAGTAGAGGATCGTATAGAAGGTGCCGAACAATGGAATGGCGGTAAAGAAGGTTTTGACGTTATACGCCCATTCTTAAAGAAAGCAAAGACTTTCTTAGAAATAAGTGGTTCAATTTATTTAATACTTTCAAGCCTCACCGACATAGGTAGCCTTATTTCAGAATTTCCAGAGTACTCTTTCAATCTTGTTGCATCTGAGAGTTATTTCTTTGAGACCATTTTCCTGTACCATGTCTTCTCACGGCCATGA
- a CDS encoding heme o synthase has translation MVYLKYTKPRVWLLLVFVGGVGAILAAQTFGGYNLMMIFVAVVSLIAGSAGSEAITNYVDRDIDSIMNRTKDRPLVTGKIEAKKGLELGIILVISSVLILLVFKRFLAFCFITAGIVDNVIVYSYLLKRKTPWSIILGGFSGGLPVIVGWYTLTSVFSILPWFLFALIVVWIPIHIWSLAFRYKDDYQRAKVPMLPAVYSDGISAKCISFSAILLVVFSVIPYYFGENTFIYILIVAIVSLPMILLAAMFVKMKDKKSSFRLFKYSSPYLTVIFLLFLILKFF, from the coding sequence ATGGTTTATCTTAAATATACGAAACCAAGGGTATGGTTGCTTCTCGTTTTTGTAGGGGGAGTGGGCGCCATTCTTGCGGCCCAGACTTTTGGAGGGTATAATCTGATGATGATCTTCGTTGCTGTTGTTTCCCTGATCGCTGGCAGTGCCGGTTCAGAAGCAATCACGAATTATGTGGACAGAGATATAGATTCGATCATGAATAGAACTAAGGACAGGCCATTAGTAACGGGAAAAATTGAAGCTAAGAAGGGTCTAGAACTGGGGATAATTCTTGTAATATCTTCCGTGCTGATACTGCTTGTTTTTAAGAGATTCCTGGCCTTTTGTTTCATTACCGCAGGGATCGTTGATAACGTTATTGTGTACAGTTACCTCCTGAAGCGTAAGACACCATGGAGTATCATCTTAGGTGGATTCTCGGGTGGACTGCCCGTCATAGTTGGATGGTACACTCTCACGTCCGTGTTTTCGATACTTCCCTGGTTCTTATTTGCGCTGATCGTAGTTTGGATACCAATACACATATGGAGCCTTGCTTTCCGTTATAAGGATGATTATCAGCGTGCAAAGGTGCCTATGCTTCCAGCGGTTTATTCAGACGGGATTTCCGCGAAATGTATATCATTTTCGGCAATTCTTCTCGTCGTATTCTCCGTTATTCCCTACTACTTTGGTGAAAACACGTTTATATACATCTTAATCGTAGCTATTGTATCCCTGCCAATGATTCTGTTGGCGGCTATGTTCGTAAAAATGAAAGATAAAAAAAGTTCCTTTCGCCTCTTTAAGTATTCAAGTCCCTACCTCACTGTGATTTTTCTGTTGTTTCTCATCCTTAAATTCTTTTAA